From Bacteroidales bacterium, the proteins below share one genomic window:
- a CDS encoding 4Fe-4S binding protein encodes MAYVISKDCTACGTCIDECPVEAISEGDIYKIDPEVCTDCGSCADVCPVEAIRPA; translated from the coding sequence ATGGCATACGTAATTTCTAAAGACTGCACCGCTTGCGGTACCTGTATTGATGAGTGTCCAGTTGAGGCAATTTCTGAAGGTGATATCTATAAAATCGATCCAGAAGTTTGTACCGATTGTGGTTCATGCGCTGATGTTTGTCCAGTTGAGGCAATTCGTCCTGCATAA
- the rlmD gene encoding 23S rRNA (uracil(1939)-C(5))-methyltransferase RlmD — protein sequence MVKNRKHPLLERILIEDIAAEGKALARVNNKVVFVTFAVPDDIVDIQIVRKRKSFMEGYITQYHEYSSLRAEPFCEHFGMCGGCKWQNLPYSEQLNFKQRQVFDQLKRIGKINIEEINPIIGSKNTTYYRNKLEFTFCKSRWLTNQEISLGADIPIEPALGFHIPGMFDKVFDVKNCYLQPEPSNSIRLEVKKFALQHQITFYDIRKREGLLRNLIIRTSSTGDVMAIFSFFYDDIEIRNNLLNHIKNLFPQITSLLYVVNSKVNDTINDLEVHTFSGNDFIFEEMEGLQFKIGPKSFYQTNSDQAYTLYKVARDFAGLTGHELVYDLYTGTGTIAQFIAKSAIKVIGIEFVPEAIVDAIENSKINGIANANFFAGDIKDILNQSFFELHGYPDVIILDPPRAGIHGDVVEALIHANPKRIVYVSCNPATQARDIALLGENYSVIKVQPVDMFPHTHHVENVVLLERISA from the coding sequence GTGGTTAAAAATAGAAAACATCCTTTGTTAGAGCGTATTTTAATTGAGGATATTGCAGCAGAAGGTAAAGCTTTAGCACGGGTAAACAATAAAGTGGTTTTTGTAACATTTGCAGTTCCAGACGATATTGTTGATATACAGATTGTAAGAAAGCGGAAAAGTTTCATGGAGGGTTATATAACCCAATATCACGAGTATTCATCATTAAGGGCAGAACCATTTTGCGAACACTTTGGGATGTGTGGAGGATGCAAATGGCAGAACTTACCCTATTCAGAACAGTTGAATTTCAAACAACGTCAGGTATTTGATCAGCTAAAAAGGATAGGAAAGATAAATATTGAGGAGATAAACCCAATAATTGGTTCTAAAAATACTACCTATTATAGGAATAAACTGGAGTTTACATTTTGTAAGAGCAGATGGCTTACTAACCAAGAGATATCCCTTGGAGCTGATATTCCAATTGAACCTGCTTTAGGGTTTCACATCCCTGGCATGTTCGATAAAGTTTTTGATGTTAAAAACTGCTACCTTCAACCAGAACCTTCGAACTCAATTAGACTTGAGGTAAAGAAATTTGCCCTTCAACATCAAATCACCTTTTATGATATTCGGAAAAGGGAGGGATTGTTAAGAAATTTAATTATTAGAACCTCCTCTACTGGCGATGTAATGGCTATTTTCTCCTTTTTTTATGATGATATTGAAATTCGAAATAATCTTTTAAATCATATAAAAAACCTTTTCCCTCAAATTACATCGCTGCTATACGTAGTAAACTCAAAGGTAAATGATACCATCAATGATCTTGAAGTACATACATTTAGTGGTAATGACTTTATTTTTGAGGAGATGGAGGGGCTTCAATTTAAAATTGGGCCGAAATCATTTTATCAAACAAATTCCGATCAAGCGTATACTTTATATAAGGTTGCACGGGATTTTGCAGGCTTAACAGGTCATGAACTTGTATATGATCTATATACAGGTACTGGGACTATTGCTCAATTTATTGCTAAAAGCGCAATCAAGGTTATTGGGATTGAATTTGTTCCTGAGGCGATAGTGGATGCAATAGAAAATTCGAAAATAAATGGGATTGCCAATGCTAACTTTTTTGCCGGTGATATTAAAGATATTCTTAATCAATCATTCTTTGAACTTCATGGCTACCCCGATGTAATTATTCTTGATCCACCCCGAGCAGGCATTCATGGAGATGTTGTTGAGGCGTTAATACATGCTAACCCAAAGCGAATTGTATACGTTAGCTGCAATCCTGCAACTCAGGCAAGAGATATAGCCCTTTTAGGTGAAAATTATTCAGTAATAAAAGTTCAGCCTGTAGATATGTTTCCACACACTCACCATGTTGAAAATGTTGTTCTCCTTGAGAGAATTTCGGCTTAG
- a CDS encoding metal-dependent hydrolase: protein MDSLTHIVLGAAIGEVTLGKKIGNKALLYGAFLGTIPDLDVFITPFLNPVSSLFFHRGISHSLLFLVFIAPIVGWILSKIEKKHSIELKEWILFSLFPLLSHIFIDCFNTYGTGIFEPFSNIRIAYDTMAIIDFIFLAPLTIAVIWVMFYQKQDRIRRIIMWIGLGLSTAYFFFTIVNKIDIELKIKKQLASSNIQYNRLLTTPAPLSNFLWLIVAENDNGYNIGYYYPIKNNDVKFNFQARNSELLDSLLEDKNLLNLLRFTKGFYIVEKDISGSLWLYDIRYCGLDFEDTNSHVFSFKLKQNLTSVDISRAHPNRKINLKTIINYFAKVF, encoded by the coding sequence ATGGACTCATTAACACATATTGTTCTTGGTGCTGCTATTGGAGAGGTTACTTTGGGTAAAAAGATTGGCAATAAGGCCCTTCTTTATGGAGCATTCCTTGGTACAATTCCAGATCTGGATGTTTTTATCACCCCTTTTTTAAACCCAGTCTCATCGCTTTTTTTTCATAGAGGTATTAGCCATTCTCTGCTCTTTTTGGTGTTTATAGCTCCAATTGTGGGATGGATTTTATCGAAGATTGAAAAGAAGCATTCAATTGAACTTAAAGAGTGGATTCTATTCTCTCTTTTTCCTCTGCTATCCCACATTTTTATTGATTGCTTTAACACTTATGGGACTGGAATTTTTGAGCCTTTTAGTAATATTCGAATTGCCTACGATACAATGGCAATAATCGATTTTATATTTCTTGCACCTTTAACTATTGCGGTAATTTGGGTGATGTTTTATCAAAAACAAGATAGGATTAGAAGAATTATAATGTGGATTGGACTTGGACTCTCAACTGCTTATTTCTTCTTTACAATTGTTAATAAAATAGATATTGAATTGAAAATCAAAAAGCAACTGGCAAGTAGTAATATTCAATATAACAGGCTGCTCACAACCCCTGCTCCGTTATCAAATTTTTTATGGTTAATAGTCGCAGAGAATGATAACGGGTACAATATTGGGTACTATTATCCAATCAAAAATAATGATGTGAAGTTTAATTTTCAGGCACGAAATTCCGAATTACTCGATTCACTTTTAGAAGATAAAAATTTACTAAACTTGCTGCGCTTTACCAAAGGTTTCTACATTGTTGAAAAGGATATTTCGGGTAGTTTATGGCTTTATGATATAAGGTATTGTGGACTCGACTTTGAAGATACTAATTCACACGTATTTTCATTTAAACTAAAGCAAAATCTGACTAGTGTTGATATTTCGAGGGCGCATCCAAATAGAAAAATCAACCTAAAAACAATTATAAATTATTTTGCAAAGGTATTCTAA
- a CDS encoding co-chaperone GroES, whose protein sequence is MSLILDTKDIDKLIVVGDRVLIKPKNPEERTKAGLLLPPGVQEKQKVHHGYVVKVGPGYPIPAINEFDESWKSKKDDARYFPLQAKIGDLAVYLQESSIEIEFNHEKYFIVPFSSILLLVRDDGLFE, encoded by the coding sequence ATGTCGCTAATACTCGATACAAAAGATATTGATAAACTCATTGTTGTAGGAGACAGGGTGCTAATTAAACCCAAAAACCCTGAAGAACGAACAAAAGCAGGATTGCTTTTACCTCCCGGGGTTCAGGAAAAGCAAAAGGTACATCATGGATATGTAGTCAAAGTTGGCCCTGGCTATCCTATTCCAGCAATAAATGAGTTTGATGAATCGTGGAAGAGCAAGAAAGATGATGCAAGGTATTTTCCTCTTCAAGCAAAAATAGGTGACTTAGCTGTGTACCTTCAAGAGAGTAGTATTGAAATTGAATTCAATCATGAGAAATATTTTATAGTACCTTTTTCATCCATTCTTTTGCTTGTTAGAGATGATGGATTATTCGAATAA
- a CDS encoding OmpH family outer membrane protein, with protein MKKITLVVNVIATVAVVGLLSNCKSKNNETSTKNSSENISNVKLTNNFSAAWVNIDTLINNYDMYYDMQKELEETGRKLEAELNLKSRDFEKQAADFQDKAQKGLETRTKLQQIQQDLAVKEQELYRLRDELRAQLNDEQQVKLRQIHQSITEYLALYNKDKGYYLIFSSTFGGPLLYGHPSIDITKEVQKGLNEKYSAEHKSNTSKK; from the coding sequence ATGAAAAAAATTACTTTAGTAGTCAATGTTATAGCAACAGTAGCAGTTGTAGGTTTATTATCAAATTGCAAATCGAAGAATAATGAAACGTCAACTAAAAACAGTAGCGAGAATATCTCTAATGTTAAGCTAACAAATAATTTTTCAGCAGCTTGGGTAAATATTGATACTCTTATCAATAATTACGACATGTATTATGATATGCAGAAAGAACTGGAGGAGACTGGACGTAAACTTGAAGCTGAACTGAATTTAAAATCGAGAGATTTTGAAAAGCAAGCTGCCGATTTTCAAGACAAAGCACAGAAGGGATTAGAAACTCGAACAAAATTACAGCAAATACAGCAGGATTTAGCAGTTAAGGAACAGGAACTTTATCGTTTACGCGATGAACTACGTGCCCAACTTAACGATGAACAACAAGTTAAACTCCGCCAAATTCATCAGAGTATCACTGAATATCTTGCGCTATACAATAAAGATAAAGGTTATTACCTTATTTTTAGTAGCACATTTGGTGGGCCATTACTTTACGGTCATCCTTCAATTGATATCACAAAAGAGGTACAAAAAGGTCTTAACGAAAAGTATTCAGCCGAACACAAATCGAATACTTCAAAGAAATAA
- a CDS encoding glycosyltransferase, whose protein sequence is MIGYFSKYGEYKPFISDLPSQDLGLVVVIPTYNEPNLKESLQSLLSCKIPNCSVEVISVINYPIESSQEVIENAYFCIEKVKDVNQLSSNPRLKFSYILAADLPKKQAGVGLARKIGMDEAAWRFFSINNPKGVITCYDADSDCMTNYLVELVNLWKNYPKTQACSIRYEHPMNGTEFDECIYKGITLYELHLRFYNQASRFIKFPFAYHTIGSSMACSVEAYVKFGGMNRHQAGEDFYFLQKIIPHGYFRELNSTCVYPSPRPSFRVPFGTGRAMTKYQQNPEESILTYNFNSFLTLIPLFENIDFFYNSESQIIEEWAINLHPALVLFLSNYSYLQKIAEIKANTGNLESFRKRFFFWFDAFMLLKYLNFANENHFQRKPVEEESITLANRIGLKLPENPNPIDILKSYREKENH, encoded by the coding sequence ATGATAGGGTACTTTAGCAAATATGGAGAATATAAACCTTTTATTAGCGATTTGCCTAGTCAAGATCTTGGATTGGTGGTTGTAATTCCAACATACAATGAGCCAAATCTTAAGGAATCTCTACAATCGCTATTGAGTTGTAAAATACCTAATTGTTCTGTAGAGGTTATATCTGTTATAAACTATCCAATTGAATCGTCCCAAGAGGTTATTGAAAATGCATATTTTTGCATTGAAAAAGTTAAAGATGTTAATCAACTCTCATCAAATCCAAGGTTAAAATTCAGCTATATTTTAGCAGCTGATTTACCTAAAAAGCAAGCGGGTGTTGGTTTGGCTAGAAAGATTGGCATGGATGAGGCTGCTTGGCGTTTTTTCAGTATCAACAACCCCAAAGGGGTAATTACTTGTTACGATGCAGATTCTGATTGTATGACTAATTACTTGGTGGAACTTGTGAATCTTTGGAAGAATTACCCCAAAACTCAGGCCTGCTCAATTCGATATGAACATCCAATGAATGGGACTGAATTCGATGAGTGCATTTATAAAGGAATAACACTCTACGAATTACATCTCCGGTTCTATAATCAGGCGAGTAGATTTATTAAATTCCCATTTGCATATCATACAATAGGTTCGAGCATGGCTTGTTCTGTCGAGGCATACGTAAAGTTTGGAGGAATGAATCGCCATCAAGCAGGGGAGGACTTCTATTTTCTTCAAAAAATAATACCCCATGGATATTTTCGTGAACTCAATAGTACATGTGTTTATCCATCGCCCCGCCCATCATTTCGAGTTCCCTTTGGAACGGGTAGGGCAATGACCAAATATCAACAAAATCCAGAGGAATCAATTTTAACCTATAATTTTAACTCATTCTTAACGCTTATTCCACTTTTCGAAAATATAGACTTCTTTTACAATTCTGAAAGTCAAATTATTGAGGAGTGGGCTATCAATTTACACCCAGCCTTAGTTCTATTTTTATCAAACTATAGTTATCTTCAAAAAATTGCTGAAATCAAAGCAAACACTGGCAATCTGGAATCATTCCGTAAAAGATTTTTCTTTTGGTTCGATGCATTTATGCTACTTAAGTACTTAAATTTTGCAAACGAAAATCATTTTCAAAGGAAACCAGTTGAGGAAGAGTCTATAACTCTTGCAAATAGGATAGGACTTAAGCTGCCTGAGAATCCAAATCCCATTGACATACTTAAGTCCTACCGCGAAAAAGAGAATCACTAA
- a CDS encoding FtsX-like permease family protein yields the protein MIKNFFLLALRNYMRNKAFVVINVLGLGISIACCIVAYLNFMFDADTNTMHVNHEKIYKINISRHIKDRLQNYSISPVSLAPVMFNDVAGIEAISRYSSVGSPMRYDIPGKDAKIFNQQIVFADKDFLRIFSFPLKWGDPASFEDEGKIILSQETSEKYFGDKNPVGESLTIFNDEGVGKIVVVGGVFKKMPYNTIPRFGSLMLYSNYIKFYKVNELDWKNWAGGTFIKVSNPATVKTIETSLARYIDIQNKAKDDWKIERYYIVSLHDFVKDSRNLWANWIGSNSHPAAVITPVIMAILILLLACFNFVNTAIATSNKRLKEIGIRKVLGGHRKGLIIQFMGENFLICFLALLVSLLIGAFLIDEWQKMWAYEMIGRNFIGVLGVWVFLACTLVFTATVSALYPAVYISSFNPIQVLKGSVKFSGNSVLARTLLVLQFTISLIGLISSIVFTQNASFQRNFEYGYNKEELILVPTGSNANLELLRKSLENNPSIIQMAQTSHHVAWGAYTRTAIYVDKKAEVRLFNLYTGYCGIMGLQFAKGREFTPEFESSDVNRSAIVNEMLVKEYGWDDPIGKTIKIDTLQLTVVGVVKDFYQSLWEKQMPMVFKMVSKDQLNLLVVKGNKKNLMALNEQIKKEWERLVPNSPYEGALQTQSFEEATNVNKNIQKIFNFLSVVGLFLSIVALYTLISLNILKRTKEVGIRKALGAPSFHINNMIGKPFFIMLLIASVLGGVGGYYLSVMLLNSIWEIHIMVNIVSILLPVIIMLMLAYVTLSSKVYYTLSKNPISSLRYE from the coding sequence ATGATAAAAAACTTCTTTCTACTGGCATTAAGGAACTACATGAGAAATAAAGCTTTTGTAGTTATCAATGTATTGGGATTAGGTATTTCAATTGCCTGCTGCATTGTTGCTTACCTAAATTTTATGTTTGATGCCGATACGAATACTATGCATGTTAATCATGAAAAGATTTACAAAATAAATATATCAAGGCACATTAAAGACCGTTTACAGAATTATAGCATTTCGCCAGTATCATTGGCTCCAGTCATGTTTAACGATGTTGCTGGTATCGAAGCCATATCGCGCTACTCCTCGGTAGGTTCGCCAATGCGGTACGATATTCCCGGTAAGGATGCTAAGATATTTAATCAGCAGATAGTTTTTGCTGATAAAGATTTTCTCAGGATATTTTCGTTTCCCCTTAAATGGGGTGATCCGGCCTCGTTTGAAGACGAAGGGAAAATTATTTTGAGTCAGGAAACATCGGAGAAATATTTTGGTGATAAAAATCCTGTAGGTGAATCGCTTACCATTTTTAATGATGAGGGGGTTGGTAAAATTGTTGTGGTTGGGGGTGTCTTCAAGAAAATGCCATACAATACCATTCCTCGCTTTGGATCTTTGATGCTGTATTCCAATTATATAAAGTTCTATAAAGTAAATGAATTAGATTGGAAGAATTGGGCCGGAGGAACTTTTATTAAGGTTTCTAACCCCGCTACAGTAAAAACAATTGAAACATCGTTGGCCAGATATATAGACATTCAAAACAAGGCTAAGGACGATTGGAAAATTGAGAGATATTATATTGTGAGTTTGCATGATTTTGTTAAGGACTCAAGAAATCTATGGGCGAACTGGATTGGAAGCAATTCACACCCAGCTGCAGTTATTACACCTGTTATAATGGCAATTCTAATACTGCTTTTGGCTTGTTTCAACTTTGTAAATACTGCTATTGCCACATCTAATAAACGACTTAAGGAGATTGGAATTCGAAAAGTATTAGGTGGACATCGTAAAGGACTCATTATTCAGTTTATGGGCGAAAATTTCTTGATTTGTTTCCTTGCTCTTCTTGTTTCATTGTTGATAGGAGCTTTTCTGATTGATGAATGGCAGAAGATGTGGGCATATGAAATGATTGGAAGAAATTTCATTGGTGTTTTAGGAGTATGGGTGTTCTTGGCATGTACTCTTGTTTTTACTGCAACTGTTTCGGCACTCTACCCTGCTGTGTACATTAGCTCTTTTAATCCCATCCAAGTGCTTAAAGGATCTGTAAAATTTAGTGGGAATAGCGTTCTTGCAAGAACATTGTTGGTCTTACAGTTTACTATATCTTTAATTGGCCTCATTTCAAGCATTGTATTTACCCAAAATGCTTCGTTTCAGCGAAACTTTGAATATGGTTATAATAAGGAGGAGTTGATTCTTGTTCCTACTGGAAGTAATGCTAATTTAGAGTTATTGCGGAAGAGTTTGGAGAATAATCCATCGATTATACAGATGGCTCAAACTAGTCATCACGTTGCATGGGGTGCCTACACTCGTACAGCAATATATGTAGATAAAAAAGCTGAGGTTAGATTGTTTAATCTATATACTGGTTATTGTGGAATAATGGGGCTTCAGTTTGCAAAGGGAAGAGAATTTACTCCAGAATTTGAATCCTCGGATGTAAACCGTTCTGCAATTGTTAACGAAATGCTTGTAAAGGAATATGGATGGGACGATCCTATTGGTAAAACAATTAAGATTGATACTTTACAGCTCACAGTTGTTGGTGTAGTTAAAGATTTTTACCAAAGCCTTTGGGAAAAACAGATGCCTATGGTTTTCAAGATGGTGTCAAAGGATCAGTTGAATTTACTTGTTGTTAAGGGAAATAAGAAAAATCTTATGGCATTAAATGAGCAGATCAAGAAGGAGTGGGAAAGACTTGTTCCCAATTCACCATATGAAGGAGCTCTACAAACCCAATCATTCGAAGAAGCTACCAATGTTAACAAGAATATTCAAAAGATATTTAACTTCCTTAGTGTAGTTGGTTTGTTCCTTTCAATCGTTGCATTGTATACCCTAATATCGCTAAATATTTTGAAGAGAACCAAGGAGGTTGGAATCCGTAAAGCACTAGGTGCTCCATCGTTCCATATTAACAACATGATTGGTAAACCGTTTTTTATCATGCTTCTAATCGCATCTGTATTGGGAGGTGTTGGAGGTTACTATCTATCAGTAATGCTTTTAAATAGTATTTGGGAAATTCATATAATGGTTAATATAGTAAGTATACTGCTACCAGTAATTATAATGCTGATGCTAGCTTACGTTACACTTTCATCGAAGGTTTACTATACATTATCAAAAAATCCGATAAGTTCACTGCGCTACGAGTAA